Genomic segment of Mucilaginibacter sabulilitoris:
GCTCCAGTTGCCCAGCATTTCAAACATGGTGTGGTGATAGGTATCAATTCCCACCTCTTCCAAATCGTTATGCTTACCGCTTACGCGTAAACAACGCTGGGTATCGGCTACGCGCGGCGCTTTCGCAGGTGCTTCGCCTAAAAATATATCTTTAAACTGATTCATCCCCGCGTTGGTGAACATCAGGGTTGGGTCGTTTTTTATAACAATGGGTGCAGAAGGCACAATAGTATGTCCCTTAGAAACAAAAAAATCAAGAAAAGCCTGGCGTATCTGTAAAGCTGTCATAGGGTGCAAATGTAATTATTAGTCTGCAAGTCGTAAAGTCTGAAACGAGGAAAGATAATATCAGCCGAAATGCAACAACTCACCTTTACACAATAGCGACCGGCGGGAAAACAATCAAAAAAATCGTCATTGATGCTGAACTACATACACCATAAATAATTAACTTTATGAGCAACCTTTCCCCAGCTTTAACGTTATTAAATTTATAACGTGGTTCTTTTCATTTAAGATAAATTAAAGAGTAAATTTGCTTATGGAAACGCTCAAAGTTGACATTCAAAACAATCAGGAAAAAAAAGTGCTACTGGCCTTTTTAGACAGCTTGAACTATCAATACAAAATTGAAAACAACGATTATGTAACCGATGAACAGCTAAGTGAGCTGGATCAGCGCAGAGCCGATATGCTGGCTGGGAAAGCTTCATCCCTGCCCTGGAGCGAGGCTTTATAATCCTGCTGCTTTTAATACCGGCACAGTATCTGTCTTTCAATTTGCCTGGTAAAAAATTCCGAAATTCGAAATTAACGAATACATTTGCACATGCCTTATAAAGAACGCGAAATAAGCAAGATGTACTATACCATGGGTGAGGTGTCGGCCATGTTTGATGTAAATCAGTCGCTTATTCGCTTTTATGAAAAGGAATTTGATGTACTGCAGCCCAAGAAGAACAAGAAAGGCAACCGTTATTTTACCCCCGAGGATATAGAGAATTTTAAAATCATATTTCACCTCATACGCGATAAAGGCTACACCCTTAACGGCGCCAAAGAACATTTAAAGCATAACATGGCTGATACCAAAGAAAATCAGCGTGTTATTGATTCGCTCGAAAATATAAAAAAATTCCTGTTGGAAGTGCGTGACGAGTTGTAGATGGTATCAGGTAACGCGTATCAAGTATCAAGATCTTTATAATTGATATTAAAACATGGCACCCTCTTTAAAAATCCTGATACATGATACTCACTACTTGATACTAAGAAAACATATCTTTATTTTTTATTGACATCCATGCTTGCTAACCACAAAGGCGAAATTCCGGTTGTAGTGCTGCTTATGCCTTATTTGTTGGGTATTGCGGTTGGCATCAGCTTTATTTCGGCGGTTTATTTACCAGTTTTATCCGGGCTGTTTATTGGTCTCAGCTTTGTATTTATTACGCTTAATTTAAATTACAGGCGGCTGGGCTTATATAAACGGCGCTGGCTGGGTGGTTTGCTCATCGGTATTATTGTATTTACAGCCGGATGGCTCAGCGTAATCAGCTATAACGAGATCAATCATCGCGATCATTTTTCCCGATTGCCTTGCGCAGTATATTTCTGTACGCATCAACAATGAACCCCAGTTTAAAAATGGCCTTATCCGGTTTACAGTGGCTTGTGCTGTCTGCTGCTTTCATGGGTGCCGGTACTTTCAACTATATTGACCTGGGTACTTGAAAAAACTATTGTGCTCATGAACAACGCGTTAGCTTTTATTGAACACGCTCCCTTTGTCAGTATCAATAAAATATGGTTCACCACAACCGAATACCTGCTTGCCTATGTTATTATTATCAGTCTATTTTACTTTTTGCACGATAAAAAAAACTGGCTGCTTAAATTGAGTATGGCGTGCCTGATGTCGCTGTGTATAAGCATAAGCGTAAAGAGATATAATTCCATTAATGCCATTCAGTTGCTTTTTTAAACCTGCGCAAAAACACCGGCATAGTATTTAAAAATAGTAATAGCGCTGTTATATTAAGCAACCTGGCCGATACTGATAAAAACTACCGCTATTCTGTACAGCCCTATCTGGATAGCTGTAAAATAAACGATATGCGGCTATATAACCTTAAACAAAACATCAATCTGCCTTATCTTAAAAAACAAGGAAACCTTATACAGTTTTGCAATAAAAAAATACTGGTATTTGACAAAAATCTATCCGGCATTCAATTACCTCAAAAGCTAAAAATCGATTTTCTGTACATTAGCGGGAACCCTCATATCGGTCTGCACCAGATAAATAAAAATTATGATTATCAAACGCTTATTATAGACGGCAACAACGCCGGTATATTAACTTTACAGCTTGAAACAGAGGCTAGGGCCATGCGTATAAATTATAGCTTTTTAAGACGTAACATTTTATTAGTTGCTACATCTAATTGAAAAATTAAACCAAGCACTAATAAATTTGTCTTTTAATCAGAAACCAGTAAATTGGTATAAATCAAACAAAAACTATGAATATTAAATTTCTTAACGTTGCCCTGGGCCTGGCTCTTACTGCAACAGCTTTGAGCGCCAGCGCACAAAAAAAATACACAGAAGGTGTGGTTAACTTTAGTACTAACATGAGGGGACAGGCCGTTGACGCAAAAGGCTATTTCCGTTCAGACTCAAGCGCGTTTGCTTTTACTGCCGGACCTGCAAGCATTAAAATTTTAACAGATGCTGATGGAAAATCAATGGCTATTTTGGTTGATGTACCTGTTGCCAATATCAAAAAAGCAGCTATAGCTACTCCTGATGAAGTTGATCAGGCAATGGCAGACATGCCAAACTTTACCTTTGCACCCGGCACTGAAACTAAACAAATTTCGGGCTTTAACTGCAAAAAGGTAGTAGCTACCGATGCCAAAACAAAAAAGACATACGACATATGGATTACCAATGACGTTGAAGTACCTTTAACCGGCATTGCCAAATACTACAGATCCATAGGTGGTTTCCCGGTACAATACACTTCTTTTAGCCAGGGCCAAAGCACCGAAGTTACTGTAAAAAGCATATCTGACGAGAAAGTACCAGCTGGCACATTCGGTATTCCTGCCGATTTTGAAAAAATTTCGTTAGATGATCTTAAAGCGATGAGCGGCGGCAGATAAGCCTCTTCACTAACAATTCATTAAAGGTTTCTTAACATTGCGGTTAAAGTACTATTTTTGTACCCCCGTATGTTAAGAAACCTTTTTAGCTTCATCAGATTTTTCGTTTTCTGGTTGGTGTTTTTCGCAATCACCCGGGCAACATTTGAAATATACTTTTTCCACAAGCTAAAAGGAGCCGGTTTTGGCGAAATTCTGCAAACATTCATTTACGGCATCCGGCTTGATGCTTCGACCGCAGCTTATATCTGTACTATCCCATTACTGGTATTTGCTGTTAACTGGTGCATTCCGCGCAGTACCATTAAACCCATATGGCTTAAAGTTTATGTATGGTTTTGCCTGTTTTGCATATCGTTAAACACGGTACTCAATTTTAATATTTTCCGGGAATGGGGTACCAAAGTAACCTTCAGGGTATTCAGTTCCCTATATCATGCACCTTCTGAGGCGCTGGCCTCTACCGGGTCATCACCCGTTGGCAGATGTATTGTAATTGGGTTACTACTGATGGGAAGCGGCATCTTGCTGTCAAATTATATCATTAATTACCAGTTTAAGAAACCGGTTACTGAACCACGCCTTAAGGCTGTTTTAATTTGCCTGTTGCTGTTTATAAATTTCCTGTTTATGCGGGGTGGCCTGCAAACCGAACCCATCAATCAGAACGCAGCTTATTTCTCTGACAGAGAAATATTGAACCAATGCGCCCTGAACACAGAATGGAACCTGTTTAATAATATTTTCGAAAATTTCAGACGGCCATACAACCCTTACCTGTTTAT
This window contains:
- a CDS encoding MerR family transcriptional regulator; translated protein: MPYKEREISKMYYTMGEVSAMFDVNQSLIRFYEKEFDVLQPKKNKKGNRYFTPEDIENFKIIFHLIRDKGYTLNGAKEHLKHNMADTKENQRVIDSLENIKKFLLEVRDEL
- a CDS encoding addiction module protein, which produces METLKVDIQNNQEKKVLLAFLDSLNYQYKIENNDYVTDEQLSELDQRRADMLAGKASSLPWSEAL